Proteins from a single region of Dyadobacter fanqingshengii:
- a CDS encoding L-threonylcarbamoyladenylate synthase, whose amino-acid sequence MPAEFIKIYPQNPDERRIRQVVDVLRNGGLVIYPTDTVYGLGCDIYNSRAVEKIARIKGIKPQKNDFSFICYDLSHIADFARVDNSAFKIMKRVLPGPYTFILEATTAVPKLLNTNKKTVGIRVPDNNIARLIVKELGNPIVTTSIKDDDEIIEYSTDPELIYEKFQHQVDIVIDGGYGGNIASTIVKADSDGFEIIREGLGDISVFS is encoded by the coding sequence ATGCCTGCTGAGTTCATAAAAATTTACCCGCAAAATCCTGACGAAAGACGAATCCGTCAGGTCGTTGACGTGCTTCGAAATGGCGGTCTGGTTATATATCCAACGGACACTGTTTATGGACTCGGATGCGACATTTACAATTCCAGAGCTGTTGAAAAAATCGCCCGCATTAAAGGGATTAAGCCTCAGAAAAATGACTTTTCCTTCATTTGTTACGATCTGAGCCACATAGCAGATTTCGCCCGGGTTGATAATTCCGCTTTTAAGATCATGAAAAGGGTTTTGCCCGGACCTTACACCTTTATCCTGGAAGCCACAACAGCGGTTCCCAAACTTTTGAATACCAACAAGAAAACCGTAGGAATCCGAGTCCCTGATAATAACATTGCACGACTGATCGTAAAAGAACTGGGAAATCCGATCGTAACAACATCTATCAAGGACGATGACGAGATCATCGAGTATTCCACTGATCCTGAACTGATTTACGAAAAATTCCAGCATCAGGTGGACATCGTGATTGACGGCGGTTACGGCGGGAACATTGCTTCGACGATCGTGAAAGCCGACAGCGATGGATTTGAAATAATCCGGGAAGGACTCGGAGACATTAGTGTGTTTTCATAA
- a CDS encoding glycosyltransferase, which translates to MKEKEKPLVTVILTAYNQEKYIAETLKSVFDQTYTNLELIVIDNASTDDTLLAIEASKNVSGNFLLIKNRRNCGLCTAFNHGLSIAKGKYVIDLSGDDLLLPDRIEKQVEAFDLLADDYAVIFSNAKYINPAGKELDNHYAVNSNGNAIRQVPSGDVYKNVLERYFICTPTMMMRTSTMLELGGYDETLTFEDFDFWVRSAAKYKYFYLDAVLTKKRVVPTSLSSMVYKKGSGMLASYYAVCNKAYDLNRDQKEFDLLAARIRTFIRKCWYAQEFELAVRFRVLLNYIENPGWQTELIVFMCRLHLPVNFAYRFYIKNLKKALSQEGFSF; encoded by the coding sequence ATGAAAGAAAAGGAAAAACCACTAGTGACTGTTATCCTGACAGCCTACAACCAGGAAAAATACATTGCTGAAACACTCAAATCTGTATTTGACCAGACTTACACAAACCTCGAACTCATTGTCATTGACAATGCCAGCACAGACGACACATTACTGGCCATTGAGGCGTCCAAAAATGTTTCAGGGAATTTTTTATTGATCAAAAACAGAAGAAATTGCGGCCTGTGCACCGCTTTTAATCATGGACTTTCTATTGCAAAAGGGAAATACGTGATCGATCTTTCGGGCGACGATCTGCTGCTGCCCGACCGCATTGAAAAGCAGGTGGAAGCATTTGATCTGCTTGCTGACGATTATGCAGTAATTTTTTCCAATGCCAAATACATTAATCCGGCAGGAAAAGAACTCGACAATCATTACGCAGTGAATTCGAATGGCAATGCAATCAGGCAAGTCCCTTCCGGCGATGTTTATAAAAATGTGCTGGAACGATACTTCATATGCACGCCTACCATGATGATGCGGACCAGCACGATGCTTGAACTCGGTGGTTATGATGAAACGCTTACATTCGAAGATTTTGACTTCTGGGTGCGCTCTGCGGCTAAATACAAATATTTTTATCTTGACGCAGTCCTCACCAAAAAGCGCGTTGTTCCTACGTCGCTTTCTTCGATGGTTTACAAAAAAGGAAGCGGTATGCTGGCATCCTATTATGCAGTTTGCAACAAAGCTTACGACCTGAACAGGGACCAGAAAGAATTTGATCTTTTGGCCGCACGGATCCGTACATTTATCAGAAAATGCTGGTATGCACAAGAATTTGAGCTGGCGGTTCGTTTTCGGGTTTTACTGAATTACATTGAGAATCCGGGATGGCAAACAGAGCTCATTGTTTTCATGTGCAGACTTCATCTTCCTGTCAATTTTGCCTATCGTTTTTACATCAAAAACTTAAAAAAAGCGCTTAGTCAGGAAGGTTTTAGCTTTTAG
- a CDS encoding YihY/virulence factor BrkB family protein codes for MLEKLLKNRQIKRLIVWLQQTVFLGGTVSLYDILVNLVRSNRKYDIDQRASAVAYSLTLALFPAVIFLFTLIPYIPIEHLDQQIMDLLRENLPSGIYDDADQTIMDIISRPRSGVLSFGFIFAMIASTNGMMSLMRSFDMVYDDNDTRGFLKLRGIATLLTLLLIVVLFVSIILLIVGDGVMHILSEWNIVRETWMISLLNITRYLISFGSLMLTISMIYRYAPSHGRQFSFINAGAIISSVLIMLATYGFSFYLSRFSSYNKLYGSIGTMIALMIWLYLLAFVIILGFEINAGINTAARAKTIGKR; via the coding sequence ATGCTTGAGAAACTGTTAAAGAACCGCCAAATTAAACGGTTAATCGTTTGGTTACAGCAAACCGTATTCCTGGGCGGGACAGTTTCTTTGTACGACATTCTGGTGAACCTGGTGAGGAGCAACCGGAAATACGACATTGACCAGCGTGCGTCGGCGGTTGCTTACAGTCTCACGCTGGCATTGTTCCCGGCGGTGATCTTCCTCTTTACATTAATTCCCTACATTCCCATTGAGCATCTGGATCAGCAAATTATGGATTTGCTGCGTGAAAATCTCCCGAGTGGGATTTATGACGATGCCGACCAGACCATTATGGACATCATCAGCAGGCCAAGAAGCGGCGTGCTATCATTCGGTTTTATTTTCGCCATGATTGCGTCGACGAACGGAATGATGTCGTTAATGCGGTCCTTTGATATGGTTTATGATGACAATGATACGCGTGGTTTTCTGAAATTGAGAGGCATTGCAACGCTGCTGACATTACTGCTGATCGTTGTGCTTTTTGTTTCCATTATTCTGCTAATCGTGGGCGATGGGGTGATGCATATTTTGAGCGAGTGGAACATTGTGCGTGAAACCTGGATGATCAGTTTGCTGAACATTACGCGTTATTTGATCAGTTTTGGATCGTTAATGCTTACTATTTCAATGATTTACAGGTATGCTCCTTCTCATGGCAGGCAATTCAGTTTTATCAATGCGGGAGCCATTATTTCCTCTGTCCTGATCATGTTGGCGACCTACGGATTTTCATTTTACCTTTCCCGTTTCAGCTCTTATAACAAGCTTTACGGCTCCATCGGAACGATGATCGCGCTCATGATCTGGCTTTATCTGCTGGCCTTTGTGATCATTCTTGGTTTTGAAATCAATGCCGGAATCAACACTGCAGCGAGGGCAAAAACCATTGGGAAACGGTGA
- a CDS encoding acyl-CoA thioesterase — MFIHEVKGVRVRYADTDQMGYVYYGNYARYYEIGRVEALRSLDFHYKVMEDEGVMMPVYENRSRYIKPARYDDELNIRVTLQEMPGIRVVFHYEIRNQLNLLLNTGETTLVFQRRDNGKLCMAPEKLLNKLRPYFEI, encoded by the coding sequence ATGTTCATTCACGAAGTGAAGGGCGTAAGGGTCCGGTACGCGGATACGGATCAGATGGGATATGTGTATTATGGAAATTATGCGCGTTATTACGAGATCGGCAGGGTAGAGGCACTGCGCAGTCTGGATTTTCATTACAAAGTGATGGAGGACGAGGGCGTAATGATGCCGGTTTATGAGAACCGCTCGCGTTATATTAAACCCGCCCGATACGATGACGAATTAAACATTCGGGTTACGTTACAGGAAATGCCTGGCATAAGAGTTGTCTTCCATTATGAGATCCGCAATCAGCTGAATTTGCTGCTGAATACGGGCGAAACAACCCTGGTTTTTCAGCGGCGTGACAATGGAAAGCTTTGCATGGCCCCCGAGAAGCTCCTTAACAAGCTGAGACCGTATTTTGAAATCTAA
- the mltG gene encoding endolytic transglycosylase MltG translates to MSRNFKVGLFVTIAILTTTFTFYFWQIFKTPNLQMDKQTSFALLIPEKATYKTVLDSLNKHDVINDHISFQFLAKLLNYPEKVKPGKYVIKPNSNNYEVVKKLSAGNQDAVKLTFNNIRLKEDLITRIGSRFEFGEEGFRKALNDPAVCNKYGLDTLTIVSMFLPNTYEIYWTTGTEKFLDRMHSEYKKYWNEERTAKAKAIGLTPVQVSILASIVEEEQARKVDERAKVAGLYMNRLNAQMPLQADPTIKFALQDFAIKRILNGQLLIKSPYNTYVNVGLPPGPIRVADLNSLNAVLNYDKHDYVYMCAKADLSGYHAFATNYADHLNNARMYQAELNRLKIMK, encoded by the coding sequence ATGTCGCGTAATTTCAAAGTAGGGTTGTTTGTTACGATAGCAATTCTTACCACCACATTTACATTTTACTTTTGGCAGATCTTCAAAACACCGAATCTGCAAATGGATAAGCAAACGAGCTTTGCTTTGCTGATCCCTGAAAAGGCTACATATAAAACCGTTTTGGACTCATTGAACAAGCATGATGTGATCAATGACCATATTTCGTTTCAGTTTTTGGCCAAACTTTTGAATTATCCTGAGAAGGTTAAGCCGGGAAAATATGTGATCAAGCCTAATTCCAACAACTACGAAGTGGTTAAGAAGCTTTCAGCCGGGAATCAGGATGCTGTGAAGCTGACTTTTAACAACATCAGGCTGAAAGAGGATTTAATCACCAGAATTGGCAGCCGTTTTGAGTTTGGGGAAGAAGGTTTCAGGAAGGCTTTGAACGATCCTGCGGTTTGTAATAAATACGGACTCGATACGCTGACGATTGTTTCTATGTTTTTACCCAATACTTATGAGATTTACTGGACAACCGGCACGGAGAAATTCCTGGACCGGATGCACAGCGAGTATAAGAAATATTGGAATGAAGAAAGAACCGCAAAAGCAAAAGCCATTGGATTAACACCCGTTCAGGTTTCAATTTTAGCTTCTATTGTGGAAGAAGAACAGGCACGGAAAGTGGATGAAAGGGCCAAAGTGGCAGGACTTTACATGAACCGCCTGAATGCGCAAATGCCTTTGCAGGCTGATCCGACTATTAAGTTTGCATTACAGGATTTCGCAATCAAGCGGATCTTGAATGGTCAGCTTTTGATAAAATCCCCATATAACACGTATGTAAATGTAGGCTTGCCTCCCGGCCCGATCCGTGTTGCAGACCTTAATTCGCTGAATGCTGTGCTGAATTACGACAAGCACGATTATGTTTATATGTGCGCAAAGGCGGATCTTTCCGGTTACCATGCATTTGCGACCAATTATGCGGATCACCTGAACAATGCACGCATGTATCAGGCTGAGTTGAACCGCCTTAAAATCATGAAATAA
- a CDS encoding Ldh family oxidoreductase — MYQASYLKHFTEEVFLAIGCSSEEAKLASTVLISADLRGVDSHGIARLAGYVRLYDHGRLNPTPEVKVVYETPSTAVVDGDRGLGLVVAPKAMEIAMEKAEKVGSGWVSVRNSNHFGIAGYHAMLALEKDMIGWTMTNAAPLVTPTFSLDKLLGTNPIAVAVPALTEPAFVADFASTAVAYGKFEILQRKGLPAPLGWAQDAEGNATTDSNAVKSGGGLLPLGSDREHGSHKGYGLGAIVDIFSGVLSGANFGPWVPPFATAGFMTAQQGVGLGTGHFLGAMRVDGFRPAEEFKQDMDKWIKAFRGARAVDGQKVLIPGDPERESEADRSVNGIHLLEPVVLSLEELAKRFGIPFEINL; from the coding sequence ATGTATCAGGCCAGTTATTTAAAACATTTCACGGAGGAGGTTTTTCTTGCCATCGGATGCTCGTCGGAAGAGGCTAAACTCGCTTCAACGGTCCTGATAAGTGCCGACTTACGTGGCGTGGATTCCCACGGCATTGCCCGTTTGGCCGGTTATGTGCGTCTTTACGATCATGGAAGGCTTAATCCAACGCCGGAAGTGAAAGTGGTTTACGAAACGCCGAGCACCGCTGTTGTGGACGGTGACCGGGGATTAGGTTTGGTAGTTGCGCCGAAAGCGATGGAAATTGCGATGGAAAAGGCTGAAAAAGTCGGTTCCGGCTGGGTTTCTGTTCGTAATTCAAACCATTTTGGCATTGCAGGATATCATGCGATGCTGGCTTTGGAAAAGGATATGATCGGCTGGACCATGACGAATGCTGCACCATTGGTAACGCCGACTTTTTCATTGGATAAATTATTGGGAACCAATCCGATAGCCGTTGCCGTGCCAGCTTTGACAGAACCTGCATTTGTTGCAGATTTTGCTTCGACGGCGGTTGCTTACGGTAAATTTGAAATATTGCAGCGCAAAGGTTTACCTGCTCCGCTCGGTTGGGCGCAGGATGCGGAGGGAAATGCTACAACAGATTCCAATGCTGTGAAAAGTGGGGGAGGTTTGCTTCCGCTGGGCTCTGACCGGGAGCACGGAAGCCACAAAGGTTATGGACTGGGAGCCATTGTGGATATATTTTCAGGTGTCCTTTCGGGTGCTAACTTTGGCCCGTGGGTTCCGCCATTTGCGACAGCCGGATTTATGACAGCACAGCAAGGCGTAGGATTGGGAACGGGACACTTCCTGGGCGCCATGCGCGTGGATGGTTTTCGTCCCGCCGAGGAGTTTAAGCAGGATATGGACAAGTGGATCAAAGCATTCCGAGGCGCACGGGCTGTGGATGGCCAGAAAGTGCTCATTCCCGGTGACCCTGAGCGCGAAAGTGAAGCGGACCGCAGCGTAAATGGCATTCATTTGCTCGAACCCGTCGTTTTGTCATTGGAGGAGTTGGCCAAAAGATTTGGCATACCCTTTGAAATCAATTTATAA
- a CDS encoding DUF502 domain-containing protein, which produces MESKNSVLKRIIRYFIRGLVLVAPLYATGLIIWTGIEYLDNIISIDIPISNNEYVYLPGLGILLIILFIILLGFFFSTIVPQSFLKFAESIMRRIPLVSLIYYSIKDLILAFVGDKKKFNQPVLVTMYKETQIKKIGFITQTDLSHLNIADHVAVYMPLSYSLSGELFIVPAEHVMLLDASSTDVMKMLVSGGVSVKVPREETAEGD; this is translated from the coding sequence ATGGAAAGTAAGAATTCTGTTTTAAAACGCATTATCCGTTATTTTATCCGCGGACTGGTCCTTGTGGCGCCTTTATACGCGACAGGACTGATCATCTGGACCGGCATCGAATATTTGGATAACATTATTTCGATTGACATTCCCATTTCCAATAATGAATACGTCTATCTGCCCGGTCTGGGCATTTTGCTGATCATTCTGTTCATCATTTTACTGGGATTTTTCTTCTCGACCATTGTTCCGCAGTCGTTTTTAAAATTCGCCGAAAGCATTATGCGGCGCATTCCGCTGGTGAGTCTGATTTATTATTCGATCAAAGACCTGATCCTGGCTTTTGTGGGGGACAAAAAGAAATTCAACCAGCCCGTGCTGGTGACCATGTACAAGGAAACGCAGATTAAAAAGATTGGCTTTATTACACAAACAGATCTCAGTCACCTGAACATTGCAGACCATGTGGCTGTTTATATGCCCCTATCCTACTCATTATCAGGTGAGTTGTTCATTGTTCCCGCGGAGCACGTCATGTTGCTGGATGCAAGTTCAACGGATGTGATGAAAATGCTCGTTTCGGGCGGTGTTTCCGTAAAAGTTCCGCGGGAGGAAACCGCTGAGGGAGATTAA
- a CDS encoding 3-phosphoshikimate 1-carboxyvinyltransferase produces the protein MKSILVHPPQKSIRAEIRLAASKSECNRALIINALTGFKCELSNISEARDSQTMLRLLSSNETVADVIDAGTTMRFLTAYFAVTDQTKIMTGTPRMCERPIGILVDALRFLGADIEYEKETGYPPLKLNGFAYSGQNEIVMRGDVSSQYISALLLIAPGLPSGLKIKLEGEVGSKPYIEMTLNQMAHFGIEYKADWHTNTIIIPPFKYQPHPYAIESDWSGASYWYSIVALADDAEVELLGLKKDSLQGDSAIVDIMRHLGVESVFTERGVFLTKIAPAASIGWDFTDCPDLAQTVAVCCAVKGITLSLTGIESLKIKETDRVFALQQELQKLGATLTEVEKNHLYEVSRISGFESKETPSIHTYDDHRMAMAFAPAGMVAPIIIEEPGVVVKSYPGYWKDLSVVTTWEEV, from the coding sequence GTGAAATCCATTCTAGTCCACCCACCCCAAAAATCCATACGCGCAGAAATACGACTTGCGGCATCCAAAAGTGAATGCAACCGTGCTTTGATCATCAATGCCCTGACCGGTTTTAAATGCGAGCTTTCCAATATTTCCGAAGCCCGCGACTCGCAAACCATGCTCAGGCTGCTCAGTTCGAATGAAACGGTGGCGGATGTGATTGATGCAGGAACCACAATGCGTTTTCTGACAGCCTATTTTGCAGTGACTGATCAGACCAAAATCATGACCGGCACGCCGCGCATGTGTGAAAGGCCGATTGGGATTCTGGTGGATGCGTTAAGGTTTTTAGGAGCAGACATTGAATACGAAAAAGAAACAGGTTACCCACCGCTGAAATTGAATGGTTTCGCCTATTCCGGCCAAAACGAAATCGTCATGCGCGGGGATGTGAGCAGCCAATATATTTCAGCATTGCTGCTGATCGCGCCCGGTTTGCCTAGTGGCTTGAAAATCAAGCTGGAAGGCGAAGTCGGATCAAAGCCTTATATCGAAATGACATTGAATCAAATGGCGCATTTTGGTATAGAATACAAAGCGGATTGGCATACGAACACCATTATAATCCCTCCTTTCAAATATCAGCCGCACCCTTATGCCATCGAGTCGGACTGGTCGGGGGCGAGTTACTGGTACAGCATTGTGGCGCTGGCCGATGATGCCGAGGTGGAATTGTTAGGGTTGAAAAAGGATTCATTGCAGGGTGATAGCGCTATTGTTGACATTATGCGTCATCTGGGCGTGGAAAGTGTTTTTACGGAAAGAGGTGTTTTTTTAACTAAAATTGCCCCTGCGGCATCCATAGGCTGGGATTTCACAGATTGCCCGGACCTGGCACAAACCGTCGCTGTTTGCTGCGCAGTAAAAGGCATCACATTGTCCTTAACTGGCATTGAAAGCTTAAAAATAAAGGAAACCGACCGTGTTTTTGCCTTGCAGCAGGAACTGCAAAAGTTGGGCGCCACGCTGACCGAAGTGGAGAAAAACCATCTTTACGAAGTGTCGCGCATTTCAGGTTTTGAATCAAAAGAAACTCCATCCATCCACACCTATGATGACCACCGCATGGCCATGGCATTTGCGCCTGCCGGCATGGTGGCTCCTATCATTATCGAAGAACCAGGCGTTGTTGTGAAATCGTATCCTGGTTACTGGAAAGACCTTTCGGTGGTTACAACCTGGGAAGAGGTCTGA
- a CDS encoding FMN-binding glutamate synthase family protein codes for MENVASFFASIPIWVYLILIPVIIAIRDILQRKHTIQHNFPLVGHFRYMLETIGPELRQYIVANNREELPFNRRQRSWIYASSKKENNYQGFGTDQNMQEAGYVLIKPAMLPFRLDSTHSHHVKNGNDPHHYTIPSAKVIGEFHNRKRPYRPRSIVNVSAMSFGSLSSRAIESLNKGSFQFGNYHNTGEGGLSPYHKFGADVVFNMGTSYFGVRDHDGNFVMEKLVKMTQLNPFVRLIELKLSQGAKPGKGGVLPASKISAEIAEIRGVPIGKDVVSPPYHSAFSNVKEMVDFIEAMAAETGLPVGLKSAVGKTDMWEELADIMAETGKGPDFITIDGGEGGTGAAPPSFADHVSLPLVFAFSTVYKIFQKRNLTDKITFIASGKLGLPAQAVMAFSMGADIINVAREAMMSIGCIQAQTCHTNRCPTGIATNNKWLEAGIDPTLKSERFNSYMSTLAKEIIEITHATGYEHPCQFGMNDIDISMGDHNKTITLADNYGYLKTIVPYSGIRALLDCPHLGGRKIPGEKTV; via the coding sequence ATGGAAAATGTTGCCTCGTTCTTTGCTTCTATCCCCATATGGGTATACCTGATTTTGATCCCCGTTATCATTGCGATCAGGGACATTTTGCAGCGGAAGCATACGATTCAGCATAACTTCCCTTTGGTAGGCCATTTTCGTTACATGCTGGAAACGATCGGGCCTGAACTGCGCCAATATATTGTCGCCAACAACCGGGAGGAACTTCCTTTCAACCGGCGCCAGCGCTCGTGGATTTATGCTTCCTCCAAAAAAGAAAACAATTACCAGGGTTTTGGCACAGACCAAAACATGCAGGAAGCCGGTTATGTGCTGATAAAGCCAGCAATGCTGCCTTTCAGGCTGGATTCAACGCACAGCCACCATGTTAAGAATGGTAATGATCCGCATCATTACACCATTCCATCTGCCAAAGTAATCGGTGAATTTCACAACCGAAAGCGCCCTTATCGGCCGCGTTCCATTGTCAATGTGAGCGCAATGAGCTTTGGTTCGCTTTCCTCGCGTGCTATTGAATCGTTAAACAAGGGTTCGTTCCAATTTGGCAATTATCACAACACCGGCGAAGGCGGATTGTCGCCTTACCACAAGTTTGGGGCGGATGTGGTTTTCAATATGGGGACTTCCTATTTTGGTGTCCGTGATCACGACGGCAATTTTGTCATGGAAAAGCTTGTGAAAATGACACAGCTTAATCCATTCGTGCGATTGATCGAGCTGAAACTTTCACAAGGCGCAAAACCGGGCAAAGGCGGCGTATTGCCTGCCAGCAAGATCTCGGCCGAAATTGCAGAGATCCGCGGCGTGCCCATCGGGAAAGATGTGGTTTCCCCTCCCTACCACAGTGCATTTTCCAATGTGAAGGAAATGGTTGATTTTATTGAAGCCATGGCAGCTGAAACAGGCTTACCGGTCGGGTTGAAATCGGCTGTGGGTAAGACGGATATGTGGGAAGAACTGGCGGATATTATGGCCGAAACGGGCAAAGGCCCCGATTTTATCACTATTGATGGCGGTGAAGGAGGAACAGGCGCAGCGCCCCCTTCTTTTGCCGATCACGTTTCGTTACCATTAGTTTTCGCTTTCAGCACTGTTTATAAAATTTTCCAGAAAAGAAACCTAACTGACAAGATCACTTTCATTGCCTCCGGTAAGCTGGGACTTCCCGCCCAGGCAGTTATGGCATTTTCTATGGGCGCGGACATTATTAACGTTGCCCGCGAGGCAATGATGTCGATTGGCTGCATTCAGGCGCAAACTTGTCACACCAACCGCTGTCCGACCGGCATTGCTACCAACAACAAATGGCTCGAAGCGGGCATTGACCCAACATTGAAAAGCGAGCGTTTCAACAGCTACATGAGCACGCTGGCAAAGGAAATTATTGAAATCACGCACGCTACCGGTTACGAACATCCGTGTCAGTTCGGAATGAATGACATTGATATTTCAATGGGCGATCATAATAAAACAATTACATTGGCAGACAATTACGGATATTTGAAAACCATTGTCCCCTATTCCGGCATTCGCGCGCTGCTCGACTGTCCGCATTTAGGAGGCCGAAAGATTCCTGGTGAAAAGACAGTCTAA
- a CDS encoding S8 family peptidase, with translation MIRTILSTLTATFLCLNLCFAQSNPRYFVLFKDKNKSTFSVDKPAEFLSARAIARRTRQNISITTHDFPVNPGYVFAIKQLGASVIFTSRWFNGAVVEATAAQLANIKKLPFYKSIEFDLPVANIIGKSPGVERIAAKLEAEEDLNYGNMNAQLALMDVPQLHTKGFHGENMLIAILDNGFLNADQVGFLKPLRDAKKIVDTYDFMGRETNVFNDGSHGLHVMSTMAANQPGSMIGAAFEANYALYRTENDFLESPYEEITWLMAAERADSVGADVINSSLGYSEFDAEFDKPEYNYTYQDLDGKTTIVSRAARYATRTGMLVVCSAGNEGNKVWRYVTAPADVDSVLTVGATNYERVYTALSSVGPNAAGQQKPDVAAVGLGSVIGNASGNVASSNGTSFSSPLIAGFATILWQAYPNLSAQQLINVIKKSGHQASAPDNMLGYGVPSAVKAEQIIQEDYTPLGTEGDLLKEIVLSPNPVLDNASLTIPPHLIGKKATLSLYGLNGAALSVSEARLTSVQSIAANQLSAGLYLVKIRIDSHEKALKFIKQ, from the coding sequence ATGATCCGAACTATACTAAGCACACTCACAGCCACATTTCTTTGTTTAAACCTTTGTTTTGCGCAAAGTAACCCGCGTTATTTTGTTCTGTTCAAAGACAAAAACAAGTCAACATTTTCAGTGGATAAGCCCGCTGAATTCCTTTCTGCACGCGCCATTGCAAGAAGAACCCGGCAGAACATTTCCATAACAACCCACGATTTCCCTGTCAATCCGGGTTATGTTTTCGCGATCAAGCAACTTGGTGCTTCCGTCATTTTCACATCCCGCTGGTTCAATGGCGCTGTGGTGGAGGCCACTGCTGCGCAACTGGCCAACATTAAAAAATTGCCGTTTTACAAAAGCATCGAATTCGATCTGCCCGTTGCCAACATTATTGGAAAATCTCCTGGCGTTGAGCGCATAGCAGCTAAACTGGAAGCTGAGGAAGACCTGAATTACGGAAATATGAATGCGCAACTCGCATTAATGGACGTTCCGCAACTGCATACCAAGGGTTTTCACGGAGAAAATATGCTGATCGCCATCCTGGATAACGGTTTTTTGAATGCAGATCAGGTTGGGTTTTTAAAGCCACTTCGTGACGCAAAAAAAATTGTTGATACTTATGATTTCATGGGCAGAGAAACCAATGTTTTCAACGATGGATCGCATGGTTTGCACGTCATGTCCACTATGGCAGCCAATCAACCGGGATCTATGATCGGTGCAGCATTTGAGGCAAATTACGCGCTTTACCGCACAGAAAATGACTTTCTTGAATCGCCTTATGAAGAAATTACCTGGCTTATGGCCGCCGAACGCGCGGATAGTGTAGGTGCGGACGTAATCAATTCTTCCCTGGGTTACAGCGAATTCGATGCGGAATTTGACAAGCCAGAATACAACTACACATATCAGGATCTCGACGGGAAAACCACCATTGTCAGTCGTGCGGCACGTTATGCTACGCGCACGGGCATGCTGGTGGTGTGTTCGGCCGGTAATGAGGGAAATAAGGTTTGGCGGTATGTCACTGCGCCCGCAGATGTTGATTCTGTGTTAACTGTCGGTGCCACTAATTACGAACGCGTTTATACCGCATTAAGCTCTGTCGGGCCTAATGCAGCAGGTCAGCAAAAGCCTGATGTGGCAGCCGTTGGTTTAGGATCGGTAATTGGTAACGCATCCGGCAATGTGGCCAGCAGCAACGGCACGTCATTTTCGTCCCCATTGATCGCTGGTTTTGCAACGATTTTATGGCAGGCTTATCCCAATCTATCTGCGCAGCAACTCATTAATGTTATCAAGAAATCGGGGCATCAGGCAAGTGCGCCGGATAATATGCTGGGTTACGGCGTTCCCAGCGCTGTAAAAGCGGAGCAGATCATTCAGGAAGACTACACGCCATTGGGAACGGAAGGCGATTTATTGAAAGAAATAGTGCTGTCGCCCAATCCCGTGCTGGACAATGCAAGCCTTACTATTCCACCACATTTGATCGGCAAAAAAGCAACGCTTAGTCTTTACGGGTTAAATGGAGCAGCGTTAAGTGTTTCAGAAGCAAGGCTGACCAGTGTGCAATCCATAGCTGCAAATCAATTATCTGCGGGACTGTATCTGGTTAAAATCCGCATTGATAGTCATGAAAAAGCATTGAAATTCATCAAGCAGTAA
- a CDS encoding NUDIX hydrolase — translation MKRNSLLALLNAYTPENGLEKEMYLDTIAFVKKHPDCFERSLEIGHVTASGLVLSADGQSVLLMHHQKLGRWLQPGGHCDGDPDTEQVARKEIWEETGIKHLELYKQGIFDVDIHLIPERKGLPAHNHFDIRFAFKAAPGQDIVVNDESLDVQWIPLDNVRQLNDSESVVRMIRKVTA, via the coding sequence ATGAAGCGGAATAGTTTGCTTGCCCTCCTGAATGCATATACGCCGGAAAATGGACTGGAAAAAGAAATGTATCTGGATACGATCGCATTTGTGAAAAAGCATCCCGATTGCTTCGAGCGGTCGCTGGAAATCGGCCATGTAACGGCTTCGGGACTTGTGCTTTCCGCGGACGGGCAATCGGTTCTGCTCATGCATCACCAAAAACTGGGACGCTGGTTACAGCCGGGCGGACATTGTGATGGAGATCCTGATACAGAGCAGGTTGCACGTAAAGAGATTTGGGAGGAAACCGGAATTAAACATTTAGAATTGTATAAGCAGGGCATCTTTGACGTTGACATTCACCTTATTCCGGAAAGAAAAGGTCTTCCTGCGCATAACCATTTCGACATCCGGTTTGCTTTTAAAGCTGCTCCTGGCCAGGACATCGTGGTGAATGATGAATCCCTGGATGTGCAGTGGATTCCTCTGGACAATGTGAGGCAATTAAATGATTCTGAGTCTGTTGTGCGAATGATCCGCAAGGTTACTGCTTGA